The Apium graveolens cultivar Ventura chromosome 10, ASM990537v1, whole genome shotgun sequence nucleotide sequence ATTTTCTTCCCAGATTAAGGCAGCCTCGACTGCTAGTGCACCCGCTGATAAGTATAGGTAGAGAGGCTCTCCTGGTTGGACCTTAATTAGGACTGGTGGCTTTGAGAGGTAGGACTTGATTTCTTCAAATGCTTTATGGAACTCCGGATTCCAATTGACTTCCTTCTTGTTATTTACtcctttgagtagatcaaagaaTGGTAAGCATCATTCTGCTAGTTTGGAAATAAATCTTTTAAGTGCTGCTAGTGATCccgctagcttctgcacatctttctGAGTCATGGGAGCCTTCATTtcctggattgcttttattttcttCGGATTAGCTTCTATTCCTCGGTTGCTAATCATGAACCCCAAGAACTTTCCTGCTCCAACTCCGAAGGTGCATTTCTCTGGATTCAGTTTGAGTTCATTCTTTTTCAGGTTGTCAAAATATTCTCTCAGATATTTTATGTGTCCTGGGATGGTTGTGGACTTAGAAATCATATCGTCAATGTAGGACTCCAAGTTTCTCACGatctgggacttgaatatcttgttcatggctctttggtaagtggatcctGCGTTTGTCAGTCCAAATGGCAACATCACATAAGCGtagactgctctgtgagttatgaatgtTGTCTTAGGTACATCTTTCGggttcatcttgatctggttaTACCCGGAGAAAGtgtccatgaaacttagcatgatGTGTCCAGATGTGGCATCTATCATCTGATCGATATTAGGGAGAGGGTATGGGTCCTTCAAgcatgcatcattcaaatcagtgtagtccacacacattctccattttctgTTTGACTTCTTCACCATGACAAcatttgctaaccactctggatACTTGATTTCCTTGATAATACCTGCTTTGAGCAACTTCTCCACCTCTTCATCTATTGTTTTTTGCCTTTCTGGGGCAAAGTTTCTTCTTTTTTGCTTGACCGGCTTTCTGTTGGGATTGACATCCAAACTATGCATTGTTATGGACTGATGCAGTCCGGGCATGTCTCTTGGACTCCAGGAAAAGATTTCTTTGTACTCCCGAAGCAAGAACACCAGTTCTTCTCTAAAGGACTCTTCAAGTCCTGACCCAACTCTCACCTTTCTGTTAGGACTGTTTTCCTCAATCTGAACTTCCTCTATTTCGACTgcggcctcaatttttgcttgATCTTTTGTTGAGACCATTTGATGAACTCGGGCTTCGGAGTTCTTCTTTAAATATGAGCTAACTTTTTTCTGATCCTTTATCTTTGGTTGCTTGCATGGTAGGACTGGCTTGGTCTAGGACCGGATTGGCCTTGTCGAttaccatgacttggttgcttaTCAGTTCTTCCGATTTAGCTTGGTTGCTTCTAGATCCGGATTTGATTCAATAGGTTGGACTTCTTTTATTGTTTCTTCCCTTGGGCGGGGGCAGTGCTTCTTGATGTTTTGCTATCTGCGAAGGACTGTGGCCTTCCTTTTGTTATCCTGGTGGGTTTCTACCATGACTAAGCCCTGACTGTAGCATGTCTCGGCAACTCCATAATCTCCTTTAATTTCTCCGACTCAGGTCGGTGTTGGGAACTTGATtttgagatgggagattgaagttattgcttgcatcatAGTTAAAGCTGACCTGCCAATGATTTCGTTGTACGATGAAGGAGTGTTGATGACATAGAACTTGATTACATGAGTTACTTGGTTGGGAGCAGTTCCAAAAATGGCAGGTAGGTATAAGGTCCCGTTGATCGGGACTAGATTATGTCTGAACCCATAGAGTAGGTCTTCCTGGCAATCATTTGAGTGAACGCTCCCTAACTGCATTTGATCCACTGTATGCTTAAAGAGAATATTTATCGAGGAACCTTTGTCTATCAACATTCTTCTTACTTTATTATCAAAGATGTCCAAGGTGACAACTAAAGCCGTATTGTGGTGGGGATTGACTCCTTCATAGTCCTTACTGCTGAAGGATATTACCATATCTTGGAGTGATTGGATTGAGAGCACTTCATCGCTGAAGTCTGGGCTTCGTGGTGGGGAGTGGGAGCCTCCTACGCCCATATTAACTATATTTTTTCCTTTCTTCTGCCCCTCTCCTCTGTTGTTGCTGTCCCGGACCAAGTACTTGTTCAGGTTTCCTTTCTTTACTCTCTCCTCgatgaagtacttgagtgataaaCAGTTCTCAGTCTTGTGGCCATGTGTCTCAAGATAATCGCACTGCCTATTATAAGGTCTGATTTCTAGAGGAGTTTGCATTGGCTTCGGAGGATAATAAAATGATTTGTCTTTTATCTCCTTCAAGATTTCCTCTCGAAACATGTTGAGAGGTCCAGTCCGGCTCCTGCTTTGGCTCCCGGGACTGCTGCATTGGTCCTGGATCGCTTTTGGACTCTGACTTAGGACCAAACCTCTGGAAAATTGGAGTAGCTTGTCTTTCTTGGTTCTACTGGCTTTGCTTGAATTTTTTATCCTGATGTTAACCGCTGCCTGGGGATAGACTCCAAGGAGTGACTGAAAGGAGTTAACGTTTCCCCAATTTCCATTCCCGAGTCCCTGTCCATTTTCCTTTATAATTCATACATCATATCATTTATATCTTTCTACTTCTCCTCACCTTCGTCATCAGAAATGAGCTCCGGAGTAGAATCCCTCTGGGTCCTCTTAATCCTACATTTGGCCAGTAGTTTCTCCTCTTATAACTGCATTTTTATTTGAATCTTTAGTTCGAGCTTTGCTTCTTCCTCTTTTCTGATTTGCTCGTGCATCTCTTCTAACCttttttgcttggttgcttttgTTTCTTTATTATTGCCCGGATCTTTTTTGTTCTTCTTCTTAGCTCCAATTCGGTCAAAGACATATCTCTTAGATTGTtgggagtccccggactcctcCAATTCTTCCTTAAGTTCGGCTTCTTCCTGGATCCAGGCTTGCTCCTGTCTGAAGAGCCGGAATGCTTCTGCTAGCTCATCACTTGTGAGATTGGCCATAtgctcctcagccactgggacATTGGTGTACTTATATTGGTTCAGCTCAATAAGGCTCCTGATGTCCCCGGGTGTTGACAACCCTCTCCATAACTGGAGTGTGTTgcaatggttgctcctggaatGTTTCTTGGTCGGCTCCCGGGTCATGAgcctgggagtggtccggctccTGGACATGAGTGCTAGCAGAGGGTCTTCGAGAAGTATgttttcctgctcttgccattgTCTCAAAAATACCAACAATAACTAACAAAAAATTTCGACTAATAATATTgatctaaggttgctttttgAAAATTGCAAAAACTATCCAAGACAATAACAAATAGCTTTCTGGGACTAGTTCAAACAATCTTCTGTGACTGGTTAATAATATGGTAGAAAGAGTGCAGCTGGGTTTTAGGACACAAAGACAATCTGCAAACTAAAGCAAATTTGGGGTTCTAAAACAATCGAAACTATCAatagcacacacaaacgtggcttaaatccACGAAACTGGACTCACACAAACATGGCCTAAAATAacgagcacacacaaacgtggcttaaataaacaacattcataTTTATGAGAGAGTTTGGTTCCTTGGGTTTTTATAAGTTAAAGTAATGGACTCTTTCAAGAGTTTGTTGATGAAGgcgaatccaggggcaccgagacctaAGGAGGTTCGACCCTCCTTCTAGCACCAAATGATAACTACTGGCAGCGGGGTTGCTCCTTCGACGTcgtgcctggatccttcgccgctgtggAGGTGTAGTTGTCGTGGGGCTCCCACAAAATAATACCGGAAGGGGAGTTTGGGTCCCGCGGCACCTctggtgtgagagtaagaactcgcttttgggaaagatgaagatagatatgaatgcaaggtggttgtgtgtgtatatgagtgtaagagagtgatttaccccaaaaccttaccttttttggctatttatagcccaagtatagggttttggggttggtacctttaaatcgTGGTCGTTGGTTctaggagcggaggacacctATACCgggtggatgctttacacgtgcCAGGATTGGAGTGGTTAAGGAATGTTCTAAGGATCTCCTTCATTTTGGCATGAACCTCACGTGCTGGGACTTCCCAAGGTTGGGCGTGCGGGACTAGACTAGTCTGGACTAGTAGCGTACGGAGCTGGATGGAGTTAGGAGTCTGGACCTTGCCGTTCTAGGAGCTATCTATACTATCACTACTGTCTGTTGTTCCCATTAAAACCTTTTCTTTTTGTTTAAACCATTTCCTTGATATGATTTTGTTCTAATCTCTTGTCTGAATCAAGTAATTAATGATTACTTGGACCTCATTTCCAACCAAAATGAGACATATATCTTCTAGAATATGTTATTTGTGTATTTTATGTTCCCCTGTTACATCCATATTGGTCAATTTTGGTGATAAGATCTTGTTTAGGTAAGATAGATTGTACTAGAGATGAGGCAGATCGAGCAAAACTAATTGCATTAAAGACGCAGACTCTTTATCCTCGTCCTGAGGGTCTTTCCTAATTGTTGGCGATACTTGATGTCTGTATTGCAGGGAAAATTTTAAATAGAGGAGAGATTGATATGGTGTGTTAGGTAAAAGCTATTCATCTGAGGACGGTGGAACAATAAAAAACAGTTCAGGAAGTTGGCTCATCGCCATGATAAAAGCAAGTATGTTGGTGTGGATGGTGCATTTAAGCTTGTCTGAGAAGCCTGGTGTTTGTAATCTGATGAGGCAAAAAAGTTAGTTTATAACCAGAGGAGTTCAAATGTGTGCCAACAGGGAGTGTCCTCTCAATCAGGTAGGCCGGCAACCAGCAAGAATAAGCTCAGTTAAAGTATTAAATATTTCCATACTCCAACATGTCCATTCTCACGGACAAAAGCTCGATTAAAAGACTCTCCGTCATCAGATTGTTTAAAACACAAGATTGAGCACAAATCATAGATCAAACTATCCATACTCCAAAGACATGTTCGTTCTCACAAATAAATGCTCGATTAACCGAGTGTCCAGGGCACTATGTTGTCATCATTTGCTCCCCTTCCAAGATCTGAAATTACCAATGAGGAGTTACCTAGGGGAAAAATTGAACCTCTTATTGCCAGGTCTAATTTGAGATGTGAAGATCATGAAAACAGACTCCTGGTCTATAAACATATTCCTAGTTTAAACCAAAAACTGCCTAATCTTACTAATAACATCAATGCAAATTATTAATTAGAGGGAAGGAACGATCGCACATTTTCAGGAAATAATCTATCCAATTTAGGCCTATATTTGGGATGTATCATAATAGTAGGTTTTTGTGTAGGTTATATGTTTTGATTTTATTTGAGTAATTCCTATCTATGATTTTACTTCTGACATTTCAAAAGTGTCGTTTTTGATAGATTTATGAAAAAAACCTAAGCAAGTCCCATACTTGCAGAGTAAACTGTTATCAACAATCTAGGTGTATGCATGCAAAACAGATAATCAAATAATAGAAACGGAACGGAGACAGGAAGCGTATTGCGAAGGATATAAAAACCTGAGTCCAGTGCggaactgtctccttaaagcttaTTAGCCCTCACCGTATTGTGCGAGCAAAAaacctcccaggataaaacggaTTGCAGTGGCGACGCCGAAGGTCGGCACTCTCAGCGAGCTTGAAAGCGAGCAAGAAACTATCGTGGGTTAGAGGATAGGTGTTTAGGAACGGTTGTGTATTTGTGTGTTTAACCCTAACACCCTAGAGGTGTTTATATATGGATGAAAAACTTGTACGCTACACAATTACCATAATTAATTAAAACGCGTTAATTAATTAGGTTGTGttcaattaattataattaattaattaattcgaCCGACACAAAGATAAAAATGTAGGTCAATTTATTTGAGCCCAGGTCCAGCggaaaattaaaattaaaaaaactagTCCGGCGTTATTTCTGCCCAATTTTCTGCTATATTCGTGTCCGCACGTCACACACGCGGGCAAGCTCGAATGTTTCGCAAGCCTCGAATTGCCACTCGAAAGCCCACAATTTGCACCCCGCGTAGGTTATGTAGCAACACATAAACAACATAAGTGAACACTACATATGTGTGGTGCTATATAAAACTAaggaaaattcttttctttttcaatGTGGCACTTAAGGTTTTATAACTCATTTTTCAATCTTAAAGGAGCATCTTTGGAtaatcatatctcacacatcccttaatcattttgagtgattcaaagtgTCTCGGAAAAATCTCGTAGGAGAGCACATTTTAAGCGTCACTCGTTGTACACACGCAACAATCAACCATTCAAACGCGGCTCAAAATGACTCGACAATGTGGGGTGTAATTTCCACATTTTCTAACATAAACATCTGGTCAAGACTGAGCAGTTCAACAAAAAATGAACACAAAGAAAAGCACAACCATACACAAGTTTCTAATTCACAAAATTAACAGATTTTTTTTACTTTACTACTGGCAACCTACCATAATTCTTTTACTTTACTGCTGGCAGCCTACCAATGTACTGCTACAGTTCACAACTAGAATATATGGCTAACGGTTTACAAAGATGAGCAAAATGTGTACAATACGGGTAAAAGCAAGTGTCTGCTAATTCATGACCAAAACCTACCTATTTGCATCTGAAGGACATCGTTATTTCCCAACATTCAATAAGGGCACTCAATGTTACTGATGTAAAATAATCTACCAGATGACCTGACTTTACTTCATAGAAATCTGAATAGAGCTAAATACAAACAGAAATTGAAGATGGGTGTAATACTTTTTAGATTAAACTATGTGTTAAACGACCTGAAAATAAAACGGCTATTGTAGTTGGTAGTTCGGAGGTTTGTTCGGGCTAGGTTTCAATATTTTATTGAATTTTACGCTTGTTCGTCAAATTTTTTTTGCATATAAGTACCTTATAAAAGTTAGTTTTAGCCTTCATTAAaatcaaaattctcaaaaatataTTAGCTATAAAAAAAATCTCGTTTAGCCCTCACATCTATCATATCTTGGTTCTGCAATTGTATATATAAACATCATTCTTGGTGCTTAGATTACCTGCTTGGTTGAACCAGTAGAATAGAACAATATATTCAGAACTAAAATCTTGATAGTAAACAAAAATTTTAAGAGAGCAAGTAATCGGAGAGCTCAAGCTGCACTTTATAAGAATAAATGAAATATTAGCTGTTATCGAAGATATGCTACCTATAGTCATTAGTTGTGTTTTACTACTGGCCATTGTTCCCATTAAAACCTTTTCTTTTTGTTTAAAGCATTTCCTTGATGATATGATTTTGTTCTAGTCTCTTGTCTGAATCAGGTAATTAATGATTATTTGGACCTCATTTCCAACCAAAATGAGACATATATCTTCTAGAATATGTTATTTGCGTATTTTATGTTCCCTGTTACAGCCCTCTTGGTCAATTTTGGTGATAAGATCTTGTTTAGGTAAGATAGATTGTAATAGAGATTAGGTAGATCGAGCAAAAATAATTGCATTAAAGACGCAGACTTTTTATCCTCCTCCTGAGGGTCTTTCCCAATTGTTGACAATACTTGATTTCTGTATTGCATCAGAAATTTTCATTAGAGGAAAAATGGATTGATATGGTGTTTTAGGTGAAAGCTATTCATCTGAGGACGGTGGAACAATAAAGAAACAGTTCAGGAAGTTGGCTCGTCGCCATGATAAAAGCAAGTATGTTGGTGTGGATGGTGCATTTAAGCTTGTCTGAGAAGCCTGGTGTTTGTTATCTGATGAGGCAAAAAGGTTAGTTTATAACCAGAGGACTTCAACTGTGTGCCAACAGGGAGTGCCGTCTCAATCAGGTAGGCGAGCAACCAGCAAGAATAAGCTcagttaaaatattaaatattctCATACTCCAACATGTCCATTCTCACAAACAAAAGCTCCATTAAAAGACTCTCCATCATCAGATTGTTTAAAACACAAGATTGAGCACAAATCCTAGATCAAACTATCCATACTCCAAAGACATGTCTGTTCTCACAAATAAATGCTCGAGTAACGGAGTGTCCAGGGCACTATGTTGTCACCATTTGCTCCACTTCCAAGATCTGAAATTACCAATGAGGAGTTACCTAGGGGGAAAATTGAATATCTTATTTCCAGGTCTAATTTGAGATGTGAAGATCATGAAAACATACTCCTAGTCTATAAACATATTCCTAGTTTAAACCAGAACTGCCTAATCTTACAAATAACATCAATGCACATTATTTATTATAGGGAAGGAACGATCACACCTTTTCAGGAAATAATCTATCATATTTAGGCCTATATTTGGGATGTATTGTAAAAGTAGGTTTTTTTTTAGGTTAtatgttttgattttattttagtaatttttATCTATGATTTTACTTCATACATTTCCAAAGTGTTAGTTTTGATATATTTATGAAAAAACCCTAAGCAAGTCCCATACTTGCAGAGTAAATATCTGGTCAAGACTGAAACAGAAAATGAACATAAAGAAAAGCACTACCATACATAAGTTTCTAATTCGCAAAGTTAAGTtaactgatttttttttactttacTACTGGCAACCTACCAGAATTCTTTTACTTTACTGTTGGCAACCTACCAATTCTTGTGGATCGCTCCACAAAGAATAAGAATGAAAACAAGAATAAAAGGATATTTCAAAAAAATAcaatcaatccagaaacgtgaactttgaatctcaaattttttttatatcaatccagaaactaaatTTGAATCTAACTTTCAAAATAATCCAGTAATcgaagtttagagaaaagaaaaattaCTCATAGTTAtctcaaaacaaaaattttatatCATCATTGTATGTCTTAATAGATTACATGAGAGGAGTATTTATAAGCTTAAACAATAACACATACCCAACAGGAATCTTCTAGAGTTTCTTTTGCAAGATCAAGCTTGTTAAAGGAAGACTTCAGTTTCTCATCTTGCTCCTCTTGTTGATAAGATTCAAATTCCAAAGTaagattgcatacatcattaaacaatatatatggacttgatttaacctttcaataaataggcaaattcaatccacgaataaatcttccaattttcATTGTTTTTgtctcctccaagtcacaaataaggCGCAATCTATCAAATTCAGAAATAAACTCAgaaacactcatagtacctttcaagagggatgtcatcttcattatacattcTAATTTATAATCCAAAGAAATACATTGTGTACGAAGTTTCTTCTTCAATgatgtccaagtcataatcttttcttttccagatctaactctttttgcgtttagattatcaaaccacaaatctgctttctttgtaagtttaagcgCTTCCATCTTGAATAATTTCGTTTCAGTCCAACCTGTATAAGCAGAAAACTTATCGACTTGTGTAACCCATTTAACAATATCTTCTGTGCTACCAGACCTGTAAAATAATCAAGTTCTATGCCAGAATCAAAGACTTAATCACTATCTTTCACCTCAAGTAAAATTTTACCCAATACATCAAATTGTGATCCCATTAAATTAGCAAACTTTTGAGGATgtttatcaatctcatccaacttttcaagtaattttctgagcaattcatccgtagtcataagaaaaattagaaaaaaataatcTGATGAACAGTACTTGTGAACAGTGCCGATAAACAGTAACTCGTGAACAATACTCGTGAACAGTCAAAAATttagccaatatctgaattcATCCCGggaacaaatttaaaaaccaaatccaaatagaaaaaggacaaaaatcaaattcaaataaGGAAATAAAATTCTAAGtccttaaaacaagaaaaactctttcaagtgaaaggtaaaactTTGTAAtcaaaattctaattaataattatataataatcagctacttgtccaacttcatccATCACTCCTTTATTTCTCGTTGTCGAAGTAAGCTTCATAACTTATGTTTGTGTCCTCTCCAACACATAGCCAAATcccaattaaaatattaattctttGATCCTCATCATCACCAATGTACCGCTACAGTTCACAACTAAAATATATGACTAACAATTTACAAAGATGAGCAAAATGTGTACAATACGGGTAAAAGCAAGTGTCTGCTAATTCACGACCAAAACCTACCTATTTGCATCTGAAGGACCTCGTTATTTCCCAACATTCAATAAGGGCACTCAATGTTACTGATGTAAAATAATCCACCAGATGACCTGACTTTACTTCATAGAAATCTGAATAGAGCTAAATACAAACAGAAATTGAAGATGGGTGCGGATCTCAATTTAGATCACAGTGTGTCAGAACTCTACAGAAGTTAATGCATCTCCACACATCGGTTATGTCTCTTCTACTTCGAACCACATGAACTGTCCATTAATCCGGTGTTGCCAGAGTTTGGGGAATTTTCATCCCTCCAGATACTACAATTCCTGCAAGATCAAAAGAATTATATAACATGTTGATAAATCTACAAAATCATCATTTGTTTTCTTTTCTCCTTTTCACCCTCTCTCAGTTTACCTATTTATTCTCTGATAAATTAATGAGCACGTGCCAAAGACGAATTTTAAAGGTTTTATATTACTTCGCCACCTTGGGATATTACTAATTTAATTGTAGTAAAATGATAAAACAGAAGAAATTTTCTATAACCATGAGAAATACACACATTTAACAGTGGCAAAGTATCTTATGAGAAGATGTGAGTGCTAATTAGAAAACAAAACCTTAGCAAGGATTGGTGTAGTCATGTACAACTCCTATACTAATACAGGGATCATATGACAAGTAAAAGATAGACATTCAGCTCTCCCACTGTCGCTTTGTACTTGTTCAGCAGTAATTAGCTTaaattttctcaaaatttccatcTTCCTCTTAGTAGAACTCATATCCATAGTTGAACACTCAGTTATAAGttaatataattaaaaatcatGCATCATAGTGGAAACTGGGGGAAATGGCTACCGACAACTGACAAGTAATTACAATAGGAAAAGAGGATCATCTTTTCCGCtctttttcttcctcaaaatACATTAACACTTAAAGTACATTACAAAGCCAACACTATCTACCCAGTCATCTGTTAGAGGTTTTTCTTTTTGCAGGATATAATTAGCAAAGAAAGCGGATTACACATAGCAGACCAAAAGCATACAGAATACTGATGAATGAAGATCTATTTACTGCTGCAAAATAAATTTTCAAACAGAGAAGAGAAGTCACTTGAATTAAGCAGAGGAATAACGTACTATCAGTGTATTTGTTTTTGTGGTTGAGAAAAGTAACTTCGTTATATTTTGTGATGGACACTACAGTTTTTTTTGCTAAATGATGGATCATGGACACCATAGTTTGTATATTACTGATTACTGGTAATAATTTATGCAAGTAATGCGCACTAGAGCTTTTCTGATCTGTAATGAATGAGATGTTGCAAAGGGTTCATGTATATAGAATGATATTAATGGTTTAGGCTTCATGCTTTTCGGATATTCTTTCTTATTACCCTTATTTTATCTCTTTAAGTATCAAGTTTCCATTATATCATCCAATTTGTTTTTGATAAATTttatcctgatttaaaacatttTATGTTACTGAATATAGTTTGAGAAATCGTATGTGATTTTTAAATGTATAATAGCGAAGAGTATATTACGTATGTGCCATGTCGATTATCACGGAAAAATCTTGTAACTTATGTCGATTATCATGGAAAAATCTTGTAACTTTATCATTAGGTGTCTGTGTCCGAACCACTAGTTGAAAAGTCTCCAAAGAAGACTCTATCAAAATCTGATGACAAGGGAAGACCACCGAAGTCGTTAAGGTGGAGCCACTAAATCTTGTAGCAGAAGAACTTCGACAGCAAAGGTCACTGCTGAATATTTGAGATTGTCAGATAAGTTCATGCTTTTAGTTGATAAATTTCCATTTATAATCCTTAGATGTGAGGAATCACTCACTGCATCACTGAATCTTAAAAAGTTCTTAaagttcttggattgttgattaatatGGAAATGAGAATTATTTGAAATCTCATGGGCTATATAAGGTTGAGTAATCTGTTATATGGGAATGAGGTCTGCATTCCTACACATTAATTACTTAGCAAG carries:
- the LOC141691682 gene encoding uncharacterized protein LOC141691682 yields the protein MFREEILKEIKDKSFYYPPKPMQTPLEIRPYNRQCDYLETHGHKTENCLSLKYFIEERVKKGNLNKYLVRDSNNRGEGQKKGKNIVNMGVGGSHSPPRSPDFSDEVLSIQSLQDMVISFSSKDYEGVNPHHNTALVVTLDIFDNKVRRMLIDKGSSINILFKHTVDQMQLGSVHSNDCQEDLLYGFRHNLVPINGTLYLPAIFGTAPNQVTHVIKFYVINTPSSYNEIIGRSALTMMQAITSISHLKIKFPTPT